The Ooceraea biroi isolate clonal line C1 chromosome 11, Obir_v5.4, whole genome shotgun sequence genome includes a region encoding these proteins:
- the LOC105274592 gene encoding serine/threonine-protein phosphatase 6 regulatory subunit 3 isoform X2 codes for MFWMNNYVSSPHIEALLNKEDVTLHELMDEEDILQECKSQNKKLVEYLTRPAVMEELVTLTTKEPSTDIEERWRYKYPNVACELLTCDVPTLNEKLAGDEALLAKLYSFIDTDQPLNPLLASFFSKTIGVLVARRIDQNWYSYQFTCLQVLEFLKSRQRCVDLLLQHLETSAIMDLILKLVTQVEGSDMRQNILNWLDSQHLVQRLVKLLAPTSDPAKHANAALLLRDMVIVARENQRTSTERADPDPILNTLESEETVSLLLETILTGEKVESSIVGGIQVLLVLLGEKANNPSNEGDVHGNGEEVADNEQRIKISNAALPYLEHLHKLLLDPPYKPAVKTTVGLLECPLGNTRLHVAKLINGLLWTENMKIHESLANLGTFQILLDLFFKYTWNNFLHTQVQQCLALAINSGHRDNDIIYNNIFIKCKLIERIVEAWDKNDSKQNKENGVRQGYMGHLINIANNIVTQCEKSNILTSFLKNNLSPECLDKWESLVNTQLVEINKIHETLMMGDQTQVYLSSEENPDEYNSYSQEAYIQQVQQITPPFIENFGFPDDEFNDGDDALHNPVDQLTTLAFTISEEDLDKREEMFNKLCQQKQKAGLEDCGSGLEWGDEGELTFQTVVDKRDWHSKQQHQDSSSSDEDDEDTRDIHMEVDATDPWDTTEPLSTSGGGPLPPVNPWDVVASESVESTGWANFDNFENTLSIENKESEEKKPSSDERKEKMSETTAANLTERVSGLTETASNESGGKSADSVGNQAPGADLSAVESNKSEEDKTTSTNENVKSSESSTSSESKTAEENKPVTSMEWTCANSVPSASDTTEISAVVPSRSTSAGADNSAPVSQNAK; via the exons ATGTTCTGGATGAATAATTACGTATCGTCACCGCATATCGAGGCACTGCTCAACAAAGAG GATGTCACTCTGCACGAGTTGATGGACGAGGAAGATATCTTGCAAGAATGCAAAAGCCAGAACAAAAAGCTGGTCGAGTA TCTCACGAGACCCGCCGTGATGGAAGAGTTAGTGACGTTAACCACTAAGGAACCATCCACAGACATCGAAGAACGTTGGCGTTACAAGTATCCCAATGTCGCCTGCGAGTTGCTCACATGCGACGTGCCTACACTGAATGAGAAACTGGCAG GTGATGAAGCACTTTTGGCCaaattatattctttcattGATACAGATCAGCCATTAAACCCACTGCTTGCATCATTTTTCAGTAAAACTATCGGAGTGCTTGTCGCTCGTAGGATAGACcag AATTGGTATTCCTATCAGTTCACATGCTTACAGGTTTTAGAATTTCTTAAAAGTCGTCAGAGATGTGTGGATCTGTTGCTGCAGCATTTAGAGACTTCTGCCATCATGGACTTGATACTGAAACTTGTTACTCAGGTCGAGGGCAGTGATATGCGTCAAAACATATTGAAT TGGTTAGATAGTCAACATTTAGTGCAGAGACTGGTAAAGTTGTTAGCACCCACTTCAGATCCAGCCAAACATGCTAACGCGGCGCTATTACTTCGCGATATGGTGATAGTAGCCAGAGAAAATCAACGCACATCCACGGAACGCGCTGATCCAGATCCTATTTTAAATACTCTAGAATC GGAAGAAACTGTGAGTTTGTTACTAGAAACTATCTTAACGGGTGAAAAGGTAGAAAGTAGTATTGTCGGTGGAATACAAGTGCTCTTGGTACTTCTAGGTGAAAAAGCCAACAA TCCGTCAAACGAGGGAGATGTACACGGTAATGGCGAGGAGGTCGCGGATAATGAGCAACGTATTAAGATATCGAACGCTGCTCTGCCATATTTGGAACATCTTCATAAACTTCTTCTAGACCCACCATAT AAACCTGCCGTAAAAACGACCGTTGGACTTTTAGAATGTCCATTAGGTAATACTCGTTTGCACGTAGCCAAGTTGATAAACGGCTTATTGTGGACGGAGAATATGAAGATCCACGAAAGTTTAGCGAACTTGGGAACATTCCAGATATTGTTG GATTTGTTTTTCAAATATACATGGAATAATTTCTTACACACACAAGTACAACAGTGCCTGGCCTTAGCTATTAATTCTGGACATCGGGAtaacgatattatttataataat ATATTTATCAAATGCAAATTGATAGAAAGGATCGTAGAAGCGTGGGACAAGAACGATAGCAAACA AAATAAGGAAAACGGCGTTCGACAGGGTTACATGGGACATTTGATAAATATCGCGAATAATATCGTAACTCAGTGCGAGAAGAGTAATATACTGACTAGCTTTTTGAAGAACAATTTGTCACCCGAGTGTCTTGATAAATGGGAAAGCCTTGTGAACACGCAGTTGGTTGAGATCAATAAAATTCACGAGACTTTGATGATG GGTGATCAGACTCAAGTGTACCTGAGCTCCGAAGAAAATCCTGACGAATACAATTCCTATTCGCAAGAGGCTTATATCCAACAG GTTCAACAAATAACACCTCCTTTCATCGAGAACTTTGGATTCCCCGACGACGAGTTCAACGATGGCGATGACGCGCTTCA tAATCCAGTTGACCAATTAACAACGTTGGCCTTTACTATCAGTGAAGAAGATCTCGACAAACGGgaagaaatgtttaataag CTGTGCcaacaaaaacaaaaagctGGACTCGAGGACTGCGGCAGCGGCCTCGAATGGGGCGACGAGGGCGAGCTCACGTTCCAAACTGTGGTGGACAAGCGTGATTGGCACTCGAAGCAGCAGCATCAGGATTCCAGTTCATCCGACGAGGACGATGAGGACACGCGTGATATACACATGGAAGTTGACGCGACCGATC CTTGGGACACTACTGAGCCACTGAGCACTAGTGGAGGCGGCCCGCTCCCACCAGTCAATCCGTGGGACGTAGTGGCATCGGAATCGGTCGAATCCACTGGCTGGGCTAACTTCGACAATTTTGAGAACACCTTGAGTATAGAAAATAAGGAGAGCGAGGAGAAAAAACCGTCGAGCGACGAGCGCAAGGAGAAGATGTCGGAAACAACGGCCGCAAACTTAACGGAAAGAGTTTCCGGCTTAACAGAAACGGCTTCCAACGAAAGCGGTGGAAAGAGTGCGGATTCCGTAGGTAACCAGGCACCCGGAGCGGATTTATCAGCTGTAGAAAGCAACAAGAGCGAAGAGGACAAAACAACTTCTACGAACGAGAACGTCAAATCTAGCGAATCATCGACTAGCAG CGAATCCAAGACCGCGGAGGAGAACAAGCCTGTAACAAGCATGGAATGGACGTGCGCGAATAGCGTTCCTTCCGCGTCTGATACGACAGAAATTTCAGCTGTCGTTCCTTCGAGAAGCACGTCCGCCGGCGCTGATAATTCCGCGCCGGTGTCTCAAAACGCCAAATGA
- the LOC105274592 gene encoding serine/threonine-protein phosphatase 6 regulatory subunit 3 isoform X5 gives MFWMNNYVSSPHIEALLNKEDVTLHELMDEEDILQECKSQNKKLVEYLTRPAVMEELVTLTTKEPSTDIEERWRYKYPNVACELLTCDVPTLNEKLAGDEALLAKLYSFIDTDQPLNPLLASFFSKTIGVLVARRIDQNWYSYQFTCLQVLEFLKSRQRCVDLLLQHLETSAIMDLILKLVTQVEGSDMRQNILNWLDSQHLVQRLVKLLAPTSDPAKHANAALLLRDMVIVARENQRTSTERADPDPILNTLESEETVSLLLETILTGEKVESSIVGGIQVLLVLLGEKANNPSNEGDVHGNGEEVADNEQRIKISNAALPYLEHLHKLLLDPPYKPAVKTTVGLLECPLGNTRLHVAKLINGLLWTENMKIHESLANLGTFQILLDLFFKYTWNNFLHTQVQQCLALAINSGHRDNDIIYNNIFIKCKLIERIVEAWDKNDSKQNKENGVRQGYMGHLINIANNIVTQCEKSNILTSFLKNNLSPECLDKWESLVNTQLVEINKIHETLMMGDQTQVYLSSEENPDEYNSYSQEAYIQQVQQITPPFIENFGFPDDEFNDGDDALHEEDLDKREEMFNKLCQQKQKAGLEDCGSGLEWGDEGELTFQTVVDKRDWHSKQQHQDSSSSDEDDEDTRDIHMEVDATDPWDTTEPLSTSGGGPLPPVNPWDVVASESVESTGWANFDNFENTLSIENKESEEKKPSSDERKEKMSETTAANLTERVSGLTETASNESGGKSADSVGNQAPGADLSAVESNKSEEDKTTSTNENVKSSESSTSSESKTAEENKPVTSMEWTCANSVPSASDTTEISAVVPSRSTSAGADNSAPVSQNAK, from the exons ATGTTCTGGATGAATAATTACGTATCGTCACCGCATATCGAGGCACTGCTCAACAAAGAG GATGTCACTCTGCACGAGTTGATGGACGAGGAAGATATCTTGCAAGAATGCAAAAGCCAGAACAAAAAGCTGGTCGAGTA TCTCACGAGACCCGCCGTGATGGAAGAGTTAGTGACGTTAACCACTAAGGAACCATCCACAGACATCGAAGAACGTTGGCGTTACAAGTATCCCAATGTCGCCTGCGAGTTGCTCACATGCGACGTGCCTACACTGAATGAGAAACTGGCAG GTGATGAAGCACTTTTGGCCaaattatattctttcattGATACAGATCAGCCATTAAACCCACTGCTTGCATCATTTTTCAGTAAAACTATCGGAGTGCTTGTCGCTCGTAGGATAGACcag AATTGGTATTCCTATCAGTTCACATGCTTACAGGTTTTAGAATTTCTTAAAAGTCGTCAGAGATGTGTGGATCTGTTGCTGCAGCATTTAGAGACTTCTGCCATCATGGACTTGATACTGAAACTTGTTACTCAGGTCGAGGGCAGTGATATGCGTCAAAACATATTGAAT TGGTTAGATAGTCAACATTTAGTGCAGAGACTGGTAAAGTTGTTAGCACCCACTTCAGATCCAGCCAAACATGCTAACGCGGCGCTATTACTTCGCGATATGGTGATAGTAGCCAGAGAAAATCAACGCACATCCACGGAACGCGCTGATCCAGATCCTATTTTAAATACTCTAGAATC GGAAGAAACTGTGAGTTTGTTACTAGAAACTATCTTAACGGGTGAAAAGGTAGAAAGTAGTATTGTCGGTGGAATACAAGTGCTCTTGGTACTTCTAGGTGAAAAAGCCAACAA TCCGTCAAACGAGGGAGATGTACACGGTAATGGCGAGGAGGTCGCGGATAATGAGCAACGTATTAAGATATCGAACGCTGCTCTGCCATATTTGGAACATCTTCATAAACTTCTTCTAGACCCACCATAT AAACCTGCCGTAAAAACGACCGTTGGACTTTTAGAATGTCCATTAGGTAATACTCGTTTGCACGTAGCCAAGTTGATAAACGGCTTATTGTGGACGGAGAATATGAAGATCCACGAAAGTTTAGCGAACTTGGGAACATTCCAGATATTGTTG GATTTGTTTTTCAAATATACATGGAATAATTTCTTACACACACAAGTACAACAGTGCCTGGCCTTAGCTATTAATTCTGGACATCGGGAtaacgatattatttataataat ATATTTATCAAATGCAAATTGATAGAAAGGATCGTAGAAGCGTGGGACAAGAACGATAGCAAACA AAATAAGGAAAACGGCGTTCGACAGGGTTACATGGGACATTTGATAAATATCGCGAATAATATCGTAACTCAGTGCGAGAAGAGTAATATACTGACTAGCTTTTTGAAGAACAATTTGTCACCCGAGTGTCTTGATAAATGGGAAAGCCTTGTGAACACGCAGTTGGTTGAGATCAATAAAATTCACGAGACTTTGATGATG GGTGATCAGACTCAAGTGTACCTGAGCTCCGAAGAAAATCCTGACGAATACAATTCCTATTCGCAAGAGGCTTATATCCAACAG GTTCAACAAATAACACCTCCTTTCATCGAGAACTTTGGATTCCCCGACGACGAGTTCAACGATGGCGATGACGCGCTTCA TGAAGAAGATCTCGACAAACGGgaagaaatgtttaataag CTGTGCcaacaaaaacaaaaagctGGACTCGAGGACTGCGGCAGCGGCCTCGAATGGGGCGACGAGGGCGAGCTCACGTTCCAAACTGTGGTGGACAAGCGTGATTGGCACTCGAAGCAGCAGCATCAGGATTCCAGTTCATCCGACGAGGACGATGAGGACACGCGTGATATACACATGGAAGTTGACGCGACCGATC CTTGGGACACTACTGAGCCACTGAGCACTAGTGGAGGCGGCCCGCTCCCACCAGTCAATCCGTGGGACGTAGTGGCATCGGAATCGGTCGAATCCACTGGCTGGGCTAACTTCGACAATTTTGAGAACACCTTGAGTATAGAAAATAAGGAGAGCGAGGAGAAAAAACCGTCGAGCGACGAGCGCAAGGAGAAGATGTCGGAAACAACGGCCGCAAACTTAACGGAAAGAGTTTCCGGCTTAACAGAAACGGCTTCCAACGAAAGCGGTGGAAAGAGTGCGGATTCCGTAGGTAACCAGGCACCCGGAGCGGATTTATCAGCTGTAGAAAGCAACAAGAGCGAAGAGGACAAAACAACTTCTACGAACGAGAACGTCAAATCTAGCGAATCATCGACTAGCAG CGAATCCAAGACCGCGGAGGAGAACAAGCCTGTAACAAGCATGGAATGGACGTGCGCGAATAGCGTTCCTTCCGCGTCTGATACGACAGAAATTTCAGCTGTCGTTCCTTCGAGAAGCACGTCCGCCGGCGCTGATAATTCCGCGCCGGTGTCTCAAAACGCCAAATGA
- the LOC105274592 gene encoding serine/threonine-protein phosphatase 6 regulatory subunit 3 isoform X4: MFWMNNYVSSPHIEALLNKEDVTLHELMDEEDILQECKSQNKKLVEYLTRPAVMEELVTLTTKEPSTDIEERWRYKYPNVACELLTCDVPTLNEKLAGDEALLAKLYSFIDTDQPLNPLLASFFSKTIGVLVARRIDQNWYSYQFTCLQVLEFLKSRQRCVDLLLQHLETSAIMDLILKLVTQVEGSDMRQNILNWLDSQHLVQRLVKLLAPTSDPAKHANAALLLRDMVIVARENQRTSTERADPDPILNTLESEETVSLLLETILTGEKVESSIVGGIQVLLVLLGEKANNPSNEGDVHGNGEEVADNEQRIKISNAALPYLEHLHKLLLDPPYKPAVKTTVGLLECPLGNTRLHVAKLINGLLWTENMKIHESLANLGTFQILLDLFFKYTWNNFLHTQVQQCLALAINSGHRDNDIIYNNIFIKCKLIERIVEAWDKNDSKQNKENGVRQGYMGHLINIANNIVTQCEKSNILTSFLKNNLSPECLDKWESLVNTQLVEINKIHETLMMGDQTQVYLSSEENPDEYNSYSQEAYIQQMYSNYQVQQITPPFIENFGFPDDEFNDGDDALHEEDLDKREEMFNKLCQQKQKAGLEDCGSGLEWGDEGELTFQTVVDKRDWHSKQQHQDSSSSDEDDEDTRDIHMEVDATDPWDTTEPLSTSGGGPLPPVNPWDVVASESVESTGWANFDNFENTLSIENKESEEKKPSSDERKEKMSETTAANLTERVSGLTETASNESGGKSADSVGNQAPGADLSAVESNKSEEDKTTSTNENVKSSESSTSSESKTAEENKPVTSMEWTCANSVPSASDTTEISAVVPSRSTSAGADNSAPVSQNAK; encoded by the exons ATGTTCTGGATGAATAATTACGTATCGTCACCGCATATCGAGGCACTGCTCAACAAAGAG GATGTCACTCTGCACGAGTTGATGGACGAGGAAGATATCTTGCAAGAATGCAAAAGCCAGAACAAAAAGCTGGTCGAGTA TCTCACGAGACCCGCCGTGATGGAAGAGTTAGTGACGTTAACCACTAAGGAACCATCCACAGACATCGAAGAACGTTGGCGTTACAAGTATCCCAATGTCGCCTGCGAGTTGCTCACATGCGACGTGCCTACACTGAATGAGAAACTGGCAG GTGATGAAGCACTTTTGGCCaaattatattctttcattGATACAGATCAGCCATTAAACCCACTGCTTGCATCATTTTTCAGTAAAACTATCGGAGTGCTTGTCGCTCGTAGGATAGACcag AATTGGTATTCCTATCAGTTCACATGCTTACAGGTTTTAGAATTTCTTAAAAGTCGTCAGAGATGTGTGGATCTGTTGCTGCAGCATTTAGAGACTTCTGCCATCATGGACTTGATACTGAAACTTGTTACTCAGGTCGAGGGCAGTGATATGCGTCAAAACATATTGAAT TGGTTAGATAGTCAACATTTAGTGCAGAGACTGGTAAAGTTGTTAGCACCCACTTCAGATCCAGCCAAACATGCTAACGCGGCGCTATTACTTCGCGATATGGTGATAGTAGCCAGAGAAAATCAACGCACATCCACGGAACGCGCTGATCCAGATCCTATTTTAAATACTCTAGAATC GGAAGAAACTGTGAGTTTGTTACTAGAAACTATCTTAACGGGTGAAAAGGTAGAAAGTAGTATTGTCGGTGGAATACAAGTGCTCTTGGTACTTCTAGGTGAAAAAGCCAACAA TCCGTCAAACGAGGGAGATGTACACGGTAATGGCGAGGAGGTCGCGGATAATGAGCAACGTATTAAGATATCGAACGCTGCTCTGCCATATTTGGAACATCTTCATAAACTTCTTCTAGACCCACCATAT AAACCTGCCGTAAAAACGACCGTTGGACTTTTAGAATGTCCATTAGGTAATACTCGTTTGCACGTAGCCAAGTTGATAAACGGCTTATTGTGGACGGAGAATATGAAGATCCACGAAAGTTTAGCGAACTTGGGAACATTCCAGATATTGTTG GATTTGTTTTTCAAATATACATGGAATAATTTCTTACACACACAAGTACAACAGTGCCTGGCCTTAGCTATTAATTCTGGACATCGGGAtaacgatattatttataataat ATATTTATCAAATGCAAATTGATAGAAAGGATCGTAGAAGCGTGGGACAAGAACGATAGCAAACA AAATAAGGAAAACGGCGTTCGACAGGGTTACATGGGACATTTGATAAATATCGCGAATAATATCGTAACTCAGTGCGAGAAGAGTAATATACTGACTAGCTTTTTGAAGAACAATTTGTCACCCGAGTGTCTTGATAAATGGGAAAGCCTTGTGAACACGCAGTTGGTTGAGATCAATAAAATTCACGAGACTTTGATGATG GGTGATCAGACTCAAGTGTACCTGAGCTCCGAAGAAAATCCTGACGAATACAATTCCTATTCGCAAGAGGCTTATATCCAACAG ATGTACTCCAATTATCAGGTTCAACAAATAACACCTCCTTTCATCGAGAACTTTGGATTCCCCGACGACGAGTTCAACGATGGCGATGACGCGCTTCA TGAAGAAGATCTCGACAAACGGgaagaaatgtttaataag CTGTGCcaacaaaaacaaaaagctGGACTCGAGGACTGCGGCAGCGGCCTCGAATGGGGCGACGAGGGCGAGCTCACGTTCCAAACTGTGGTGGACAAGCGTGATTGGCACTCGAAGCAGCAGCATCAGGATTCCAGTTCATCCGACGAGGACGATGAGGACACGCGTGATATACACATGGAAGTTGACGCGACCGATC CTTGGGACACTACTGAGCCACTGAGCACTAGTGGAGGCGGCCCGCTCCCACCAGTCAATCCGTGGGACGTAGTGGCATCGGAATCGGTCGAATCCACTGGCTGGGCTAACTTCGACAATTTTGAGAACACCTTGAGTATAGAAAATAAGGAGAGCGAGGAGAAAAAACCGTCGAGCGACGAGCGCAAGGAGAAGATGTCGGAAACAACGGCCGCAAACTTAACGGAAAGAGTTTCCGGCTTAACAGAAACGGCTTCCAACGAAAGCGGTGGAAAGAGTGCGGATTCCGTAGGTAACCAGGCACCCGGAGCGGATTTATCAGCTGTAGAAAGCAACAAGAGCGAAGAGGACAAAACAACTTCTACGAACGAGAACGTCAAATCTAGCGAATCATCGACTAGCAG CGAATCCAAGACCGCGGAGGAGAACAAGCCTGTAACAAGCATGGAATGGACGTGCGCGAATAGCGTTCCTTCCGCGTCTGATACGACAGAAATTTCAGCTGTCGTTCCTTCGAGAAGCACGTCCGCCGGCGCTGATAATTCCGCGCCGGTGTCTCAAAACGCCAAATGA
- the LOC105274592 gene encoding serine/threonine-protein phosphatase 6 regulatory subunit 3 isoform X3, producing MFWMNNYVSSPHIEALLNKEDVTLHELMDEEDILQECKSQNKKLVEYLTRPAVMEELVTLTTKEPSTDIEERWRYKYPNVACELLTCDVPTLNEKLAGDEALLAKLYSFIDTDQPLNPLLASFFSKTIGVLVARRIDQVLEFLKSRQRCVDLLLQHLETSAIMDLILKLVTQVEGSDMRQNILNWLDSQHLVQRLVKLLAPTSDPAKHANAALLLRDMVIVARENQRTSTERADPDPILNTLESEETVSLLLETILTGEKVESSIVGGIQVLLVLLGEKANNPSNEGDVHGNGEEVADNEQRIKISNAALPYLEHLHKLLLDPPYKPAVKTTVGLLECPLGNTRLHVAKLINGLLWTENMKIHESLANLGTFQILLDLFFKYTWNNFLHTQVQQCLALAINSGHRDNDIIYNNIFIKCKLIERIVEAWDKNDSKQNKENGVRQGYMGHLINIANNIVTQCEKSNILTSFLKNNLSPECLDKWESLVNTQLVEINKIHETLMMGDQTQVYLSSEENPDEYNSYSQEAYIQQMYSNYQVQQITPPFIENFGFPDDEFNDGDDALHNPVDQLTTLAFTISEEDLDKREEMFNKLCQQKQKAGLEDCGSGLEWGDEGELTFQTVVDKRDWHSKQQHQDSSSSDEDDEDTRDIHMEVDATDPWDTTEPLSTSGGGPLPPVNPWDVVASESVESTGWANFDNFENTLSIENKESEEKKPSSDERKEKMSETTAANLTERVSGLTETASNESGGKSADSVGNQAPGADLSAVESNKSEEDKTTSTNENVKSSESSTSSESKTAEENKPVTSMEWTCANSVPSASDTTEISAVVPSRSTSAGADNSAPVSQNAK from the exons ATGTTCTGGATGAATAATTACGTATCGTCACCGCATATCGAGGCACTGCTCAACAAAGAG GATGTCACTCTGCACGAGTTGATGGACGAGGAAGATATCTTGCAAGAATGCAAAAGCCAGAACAAAAAGCTGGTCGAGTA TCTCACGAGACCCGCCGTGATGGAAGAGTTAGTGACGTTAACCACTAAGGAACCATCCACAGACATCGAAGAACGTTGGCGTTACAAGTATCCCAATGTCGCCTGCGAGTTGCTCACATGCGACGTGCCTACACTGAATGAGAAACTGGCAG GTGATGAAGCACTTTTGGCCaaattatattctttcattGATACAGATCAGCCATTAAACCCACTGCTTGCATCATTTTTCAGTAAAACTATCGGAGTGCTTGTCGCTCGTAGGATAGACcag GTTTTAGAATTTCTTAAAAGTCGTCAGAGATGTGTGGATCTGTTGCTGCAGCATTTAGAGACTTCTGCCATCATGGACTTGATACTGAAACTTGTTACTCAGGTCGAGGGCAGTGATATGCGTCAAAACATATTGAAT TGGTTAGATAGTCAACATTTAGTGCAGAGACTGGTAAAGTTGTTAGCACCCACTTCAGATCCAGCCAAACATGCTAACGCGGCGCTATTACTTCGCGATATGGTGATAGTAGCCAGAGAAAATCAACGCACATCCACGGAACGCGCTGATCCAGATCCTATTTTAAATACTCTAGAATC GGAAGAAACTGTGAGTTTGTTACTAGAAACTATCTTAACGGGTGAAAAGGTAGAAAGTAGTATTGTCGGTGGAATACAAGTGCTCTTGGTACTTCTAGGTGAAAAAGCCAACAA TCCGTCAAACGAGGGAGATGTACACGGTAATGGCGAGGAGGTCGCGGATAATGAGCAACGTATTAAGATATCGAACGCTGCTCTGCCATATTTGGAACATCTTCATAAACTTCTTCTAGACCCACCATAT AAACCTGCCGTAAAAACGACCGTTGGACTTTTAGAATGTCCATTAGGTAATACTCGTTTGCACGTAGCCAAGTTGATAAACGGCTTATTGTGGACGGAGAATATGAAGATCCACGAAAGTTTAGCGAACTTGGGAACATTCCAGATATTGTTG GATTTGTTTTTCAAATATACATGGAATAATTTCTTACACACACAAGTACAACAGTGCCTGGCCTTAGCTATTAATTCTGGACATCGGGAtaacgatattatttataataat ATATTTATCAAATGCAAATTGATAGAAAGGATCGTAGAAGCGTGGGACAAGAACGATAGCAAACA AAATAAGGAAAACGGCGTTCGACAGGGTTACATGGGACATTTGATAAATATCGCGAATAATATCGTAACTCAGTGCGAGAAGAGTAATATACTGACTAGCTTTTTGAAGAACAATTTGTCACCCGAGTGTCTTGATAAATGGGAAAGCCTTGTGAACACGCAGTTGGTTGAGATCAATAAAATTCACGAGACTTTGATGATG GGTGATCAGACTCAAGTGTACCTGAGCTCCGAAGAAAATCCTGACGAATACAATTCCTATTCGCAAGAGGCTTATATCCAACAG ATGTACTCCAATTATCAGGTTCAACAAATAACACCTCCTTTCATCGAGAACTTTGGATTCCCCGACGACGAGTTCAACGATGGCGATGACGCGCTTCA tAATCCAGTTGACCAATTAACAACGTTGGCCTTTACTATCAGTGAAGAAGATCTCGACAAACGGgaagaaatgtttaataag CTGTGCcaacaaaaacaaaaagctGGACTCGAGGACTGCGGCAGCGGCCTCGAATGGGGCGACGAGGGCGAGCTCACGTTCCAAACTGTGGTGGACAAGCGTGATTGGCACTCGAAGCAGCAGCATCAGGATTCCAGTTCATCCGACGAGGACGATGAGGACACGCGTGATATACACATGGAAGTTGACGCGACCGATC CTTGGGACACTACTGAGCCACTGAGCACTAGTGGAGGCGGCCCGCTCCCACCAGTCAATCCGTGGGACGTAGTGGCATCGGAATCGGTCGAATCCACTGGCTGGGCTAACTTCGACAATTTTGAGAACACCTTGAGTATAGAAAATAAGGAGAGCGAGGAGAAAAAACCGTCGAGCGACGAGCGCAAGGAGAAGATGTCGGAAACAACGGCCGCAAACTTAACGGAAAGAGTTTCCGGCTTAACAGAAACGGCTTCCAACGAAAGCGGTGGAAAGAGTGCGGATTCCGTAGGTAACCAGGCACCCGGAGCGGATTTATCAGCTGTAGAAAGCAACAAGAGCGAAGAGGACAAAACAACTTCTACGAACGAGAACGTCAAATCTAGCGAATCATCGACTAGCAG CGAATCCAAGACCGCGGAGGAGAACAAGCCTGTAACAAGCATGGAATGGACGTGCGCGAATAGCGTTCCTTCCGCGTCTGATACGACAGAAATTTCAGCTGTCGTTCCTTCGAGAAGCACGTCCGCCGGCGCTGATAATTCCGCGCCGGTGTCTCAAAACGCCAAATGA